The sequence below is a genomic window from Lagopus muta isolate bLagMut1 chromosome 9, bLagMut1 primary, whole genome shotgun sequence.
TGTGCTGTGGTGGTTTTAAGTAAAAGATATGCAAGAAAAAAGttaccttttaaaacaaatgattaggaaataattgcttttgagtgtttattttaatgttgatgattttggaaaaggtaataataaatatatgttttttctctcttgcttttttccaccCTATTATAGGCTGATCTGTGCACTGGGCTGCAAGGTTTCCTTATCTTTCACAGTTTTGGAGGAGGCACTGGTTCAGGGTTTACATCTCTGCTCATGGAAAGGCTCTCTGTTGACTATGGCAAAAAATCTAAACTAGAATTTGCAATTTATCCAGCACCACAGGTTTCTACTGCTGTAGTGGAACCTTACAATTCAGTTTTAACTACACATACAACACTGGAGCATTCAGACTGCGCATTCATGGTAGATAATGAAGCCACTTATGATATATGTCGTCGCAACCTGGACATAGAACGTCCCACTTATACCAATTTAAATCGACTAATTGCGCAAATTGTTTCATCCATCACAGCTTCACTACGTTTTGATGGAGCCCTTAATGTAGATCTGACAGAATTTCAAACTAACCTTGTTCCGTACCCAcgaatccatttccccttggtAACATATGCCCCtatcatctctgctgaaaaagCCTACCATGAGCAGTTATCCGTGGCTGAAATTACCAATGCTTGCTTTGAACCAGCCAACCAGATGGTAAAATGTGACCCACGTCATGGTAAATACATGGCCTGCTGCATGTTATACAGAGGTGATGTTGTCCCTAAAGATGTTAACGCAGCTATCGCTACTATCAAGACTAAACGTACCATTCAGTTTGTGGATTGGTGCCCAACTGGATTCAAGGTACTTTGATAACTTCTGAAGTGCTTGATTTTGGAAATAGTAGGAATTACATGATATTTGGAGGTAGCAGTCATTGTACTGTATTGTAACGTTCCTGTTACTGAACTGCTTACATTTCAGATTATATTCTTAAATATAATTCCCTGATATTTTAACTCAGATGAAAATTCTAAAACAAGTTACAGAATAGCAGTCACGGTTTTTATAGGAGCAGGCAGTACTGAgtgtctgaaaataatttacaagCAGGTAGTACTGAAAAGCAATGCCAGGTTTTACTGCAAGTCTTCAAAAATCTCGGGAGCTTTGTACAGAAGGAATATAGGCAAGCCCCAAGCAAATGTAGAAACACTACATTAAGTTATTGAATTCAGTGCAGTAATTTCCCAACAATGTTTTTGAGATACCTTGAAGTGGTAGACGCTATCAGTTTCTGGACATGTGGAGCCTGACTGCTATCACTAGAGCAAACCTATTTTTTTCGTTGTGATTCATTTAAACATAGGCTCCTGTAAGTTGCCTTTTTACTAGATCAATATCAGGTTGTTCAGCTACTTCTGCTTGTTCTCAGTTGACTGGCAGTGTCACCTTCCGGACAAGAGGTCCATCTTTCCAGCTACTGTCCACGCATTCAGGACTTGGAAAGACCTAGATTCTTATGTTCTTTGTAGAGTCCAGTAAGCTCTAATGATCTGTTGGAAAAATAACCTCTAGGCCAATGTAGCTAACGCTGGACCAGTTTGACCAGATCCTGAATTTAGGATTTAgttaaatattttgatgaagcgcaaaataattttatttaattgttcACAGTTGTGGCTACTGTTGTTGTTAACAGAAATAAGTCTTCAGTGCTTCCCAGTAATTAAAGACGTTCTCACTTGTTTTCTTGAAGGTGGGCATTAACTACCAGCCTCCAACTGTGGTGCCAGGTGGTGACCTTGCAAAGGTGCAGAGAGCTGTATGTATGCTGAGTAATACCACTGCCATTGCTGAAGCATGGGCTCGTCTCGACCATAAATTCGATTTGATGTATGCCAAACGTGCCTTTGTACATTGGTATGTTGGGGAAGGAATGGAGGAAGGAGAATTTTCCGAAGCCCGGGAAGATCTGGCTGCCCTTGAAAA
It includes:
- the LOC125697691 gene encoding tubulin alpha-3 chain-like, which codes for MRECISIHVGQAGVQIGNACWELYCLEHGIQPDGHMPSDKTIGGGDDSFNTFFSETGAGKHVPRAVFVDLEPTVVDEVRTGTYRQLFHPEQLITGKEDAANNYARGHYTIGKEIVDLVLDSTRKVADLCTGLQGFLIFHSFGGGTGSGFTSLLMERLSVDYGKKSKLEFAIYPAPQVSTAVVEPYNSVLTTHTTLEHSDCAFMVDNEATYDICRRNLDIERPTYTNLNRLIAQIVSSITASLRFDGALNVDLTEFQTNLVPYPRIHFPLVTYAPIISAEKAYHEQLSVAEITNACFEPANQMVKCDPRHGKYMACCMLYRGDVVPKDVNAAIATIKTKRTIQFVDWCPTGFKVGINYQPPTVVPGGDLAKVQRAVCMLSNTTAIAEAWARLDHKFDLMYAKRAFVHWYVGEGMEEGEFSEAREDLAALEKDYEEVGIDSVEAEAEEEDEY